CACGTCGGCGTCGTACACCTCCTCAGCCGGCAGGCTCAGGAGGTGGTCGGCCGTGTCCTGCTTGAGTCGCCCGACGGCCTCTGCCTCGGCGGGGGTGTCCACCCCCCGGCAGACCCGGTCGACGAACTCGTCGGTGGCCAGCCCCACGCGCAGCTTCAGGTCGACGATCCGGTCCTCGTACAGCAGCCGGAAGAAGAACCGCCCCTGCGGGGCCCGGGGCGCGTCGGCGGGTGCCAGCTCTGGTGCGGGTCGGAAGCGGTCGCCGGTCACCGCCCGGGTGACCATCTCGAGCGCGTCGCGGGCACCGTCCCCGGCGAACGCGCTGTCGACCCAGATGCGGTAGCGCTCCGGCGGTGGGCCACCGGCCAGGAGCGGCAGGGCGCGCTGCAGGGCCTTGAAGCCATGCGCGAGCCCCGCGATGGAGCTGCGGCCGTGGTACTTGATGAGGTCGTCGAAGGAGATGGCGACCGGCTCGCCGTGGTCGAGCACCTCGAGCGTGGACATCATGACTCCTCTCCGGCAGGTGGGCGACGACCCTACTGCGCAACCCCGTTCTAGTCCCAGGTGCCTGGGAGAGACTCTCCCGGGCTCCAAGGACCGGGTTCCCGTATCCGCCGGAGTTCGACGGTTCGGCCCCGCGCCCACGGATGTTGTGGTAGCGGCTGCACTGCGTAGCTCTTGGTTGAGGGGAAGGACAGGATTCGCCGCACCGCACGGCCTTGCATCGGGATCCGCAGCCTCGACCAACTTTCGTTGTTCGAACCACCAGTGACTACTCGGCGGTGTCGCCTCCGTCAACTGCATCAGGCGGTTTTCCGATGCGCTCCACTGTCTGCGTCAGGCGCGTGAGGAGCCACAGGACATAGCCAACAACGAGGAGCGGCAGGATCCAGCCGATCAAAAAGAACACGGCTTCCATCGCGAACCTCCCATGGGGCTGCCGCCCGGGTTGCGCACGGGGATCGGTCGGTGCTCTCGAGGACCTCACCCGCGCACCACCCCCCTGACCCCAGGTGCACCCGGTGCAACTCGACCCACTGGCTCATACTGCACAGCACCTTGCTCGAGGCGGAGGCGACGAAGATGACCGGGGAGCGTCGGTGGTCCGACCCCATAAGGATGGTCCCGTACACCCTTGAACTCGATCAGCCGCACAAGCGGGCGCTGACCGTGGCCGGCGAACTGCTCTGGGACGGCTTCCTGGACAGCATCGAGGACGCCGATCCCGGGCGCGCCGACTTCATCCAGATGCTGCCGCCGGCCTTCGTGGATCGTGCGGCCGACGACTGGCGCCGGTGGTTGGCGACGCTCGCCACCTCGTTGTGGAAGCTTGGCCAACCACATCCGCCCCGGCCGGCCAGCATGGCTGAGCAGCTTGCCGTCGGCATCCTGGCCGACTACGCCGAGCGGGACCTGACAGAACTCGCCGATGACGGCTTGGTCGACCTTCTTCTGCCCGAGCACGGGCTGCACGTTCGTGACTGGCTGGATGCCTACCTCGACGACTTCGACCACGAGCTGCTCTACGACCGGTCAGCGGACGGCATCGACGACCTGTCCACCGGCGACCAGTACGGCTTCGGCCGCATGGACTACGAGGGGATGTTCGCGGTGTTCAACGAGCTGGACGACCGATGGCGTGGGCTGGCCCACCCCATGGCCCCGCTGGCCCGTGACGAGGCGGAGCGCATCCTGGAGGACCACCTCCAGGCGTCGGTCGTGGCGCTTGCTGCGCGCACCGCCGAGGCGGCCGTGGCCGGCAAGTCCACGGTGCCCGTCGATGATGCCGCTGTCGACGCCGAACTCCTCGCCCACCGCCTCAGCTGGTGGCTGGGCCTGGATGTGCGTCCCGCAGCCGACGACTCCTCGCTGACCATCGCCACCGAACCCGACCCCCACCATCGCGAGCGCCTGCGCTGGTGGCTGGAACGAGGGTCCGACTGAGCTCCGTCAGCCGTGCTCGAGCAGCTGCTCGCCGGCCATCCGGCGCCGTGCTCGCGCTCATCGAGGCGGCCGACCGTGTCGTGGCCCGCTCCAGGAACGACGGCTCCTCGCGTGGTCGGCGCCGCGGACGAGCTCCTCGAACGCCGGCAGGAAGCTCGACTTGCGGTGATGCTCGGCGCGCACCTCAGCGACGAGCCGGTGCCAGTCGCGGGGTAGCCCCGCCCGCTCGTAGCAGTCGCGGGCCCGTTCGAGATCGCGCAGGGCCGCCGGGTAGGACTTGGCCCTGCCTGTCGCAAGTACCCCCAGCGCCAGGGCGCGCCACAGTCGCGCCGCCGCCCCTGGATGAGCCTTGCCCAGCGGCCGGGCGGCCTCCTGCACCGAGTAGCGACCCAGCCCCGCGAGCGCCTCGTCGCTGCTGTGGGCCACGACCTCGGCGAGGCGCTCGTCCAGCGCGCTCCCCCCGTTCGACCCATGCCAACGCGTCCTCGGGCTTGCCGCTCGCGGACAGCATCCTGGCCACCGCGTGGCAGTCCTGCGCGGTGAGCCCGGTCTGCTCGGCGCGCACGGCGCGGAAGCCCGAGTCGTCAGCCATGTGCAGGTAGACGTGGCCCCGCAGCGACCCGTCGTCCTCCAGCACCGCCCACCCACGCCCGCTGGCCTGATCGCTGTCGTCGTGGCCGTCCCAGGTGAACTCGACAATCCGCCACCTGCCCTCGAACGTGGCGGTCAGCGCGTCCGAGTGTGCCGGTCCGTCAGGCGGGCAGCCGCTCGTGCGCTCGCGCAGCTCGACTGATGGGGCGTGCCCTGAGCACGTCGGAGGTTGTCGCCGACCCGGGCGACGATGCTCTACCATTTGGCGCGCCTTCCCCACCGCCCGCTCGCCGAAGGGAAGGCTCTCGTATGCCGACCGGGAACTCCTTGCCCGACCAGTTGCGCGCGTGGCCCGCGGAGCGGCTCGCCGGTCTGCTCACCCGGGTGCCCGTGCTGCGCCACGCGCTCGAGGGCCACGGTCCCCTCGCCGGAGTCAGCCCGTACGGGCTGGCCTACCCGCCGCAGCTCCGCACGGGTCACCGCACGATCGAGCGGTTGGCGACGCTGCTGTCCAGCCCGATCGGCATCGACGCGTGCCTGGCGAGCCTGGACCGCACGGCCCGCGACCTCGTGACGCTCGCGGTGTGGCACGGCGGGGCGCTGTCACGCGAGCAGGCGCTGGCCGAGGTGGCCGCCTGCGGGGTCGATCCCGACGCGATCGCCCCGCGCCTGGACGATGCCGCCGCGGCCCTGGCGGCCGCGCTGCTCACCGAGCCGGCGGCCGGGTGGGTCGTCCTGCGCCCCGGCGTGGCAGGCGTGGCGGACCTGCCCGGCGTGCTCGCACGGCCCAGCCTCGAGCAGGCGCCGTCCAGTGCGCTGCAACAGGCCCTGCGCAACCACGGTGTCCGCCGTCCGCCGAGTCGCAAGCAGGAGCGGGTCGACGCCCTGGAGGCGCTGCTGCGCGACGGCGACGCCGTGCGCGCGGCCGTTCAGGGCCTGAGCGACGACGCCCGCCGCCTCGTGCACCGCCTGGTGCGCGACGGTCCCCAGACGCTGCGCGACCTCGGCGTGGTCGCCTACGAGCCGTGGGACCGCACGGCCACCCCGCTGCGCGAGCTCGAGGCACTCTGCCTGGTCGGCGTCGACTACGCGGATCAGGAGTGCTGGGCGTGGCTCGACGTGGTCGTCGCGCTGGGCGGCGGTGTGGTGCCCGACTGGCCGCCCCCACCGGACGTCGAGACCGCTGCGGTGCGCGATCCCGGCGGGCTGCCCGAGGTGATCGGCCGGCTGGCGGCGCTGGTCGCCCTGTGGCGCGCGCAGCCGGCTCCCGCGCTGGCCGGCGGTGGGATCGGGGTCCGCCCCGTGCGGGCTGCGGCCAAGCAGCTCGGCGTGCCGGCCGGCCACGTCGGTCTGCTCACCAACCTCGCGGTCGACCTCGGTCTGCTCGGTCAGGTGCCGGCCGGGCCGACCGGGCACGGGCGCGGGCGCGCCGCGAGCGAGCGGCTCGCCTGGGCGCCGACGGCGCGGGCGGAGGACTTCGAGGCGCTACCCGCCGAGCGGCGCTGGGCGCTGCTCGTGCAGGCGTGGCACGACGCCGAGGATCTCGACGAGACCGAGGGGCTGCCCGAGCGGCTCGAGTCGTCCGCCTGGTACGGCGCGACCGTGGCCCGCGGCGCGTTGCTGGACCTGCTCGCCGAGCTGCCACCCGGCGCCGGCCTGCACGCCGACGACCTTGCGGCCGCGGCCGCGCACCGCTACCCCGCGCTGCTGTCCGCTCCGGTGGCCGCCAACCTCACCGAAGCGGCCCGGGCGCTCGGCCTCGTGCCGCCCGACGGTCCGGTCGGGCTGACCGGCCTTGGCCGGGCGTTGCTGGACGGGCCGGAGGCGCTGGCGGCGGCGCTGCCGTCACCGGCGACGAGCTTCGTCGTGCAGGCCGACCTGTCGGTCGTCGCCCCGCCGGACCTGGCGCCCGACCTGGGCGGGCGTCTGGAGCGCTACGCCGAGCTGGAGTCCGCCGCTGGGGCGCGGCTGTACCGCCTGAGCGAGACCCGTCTGGCCGCCGCCCTCGACGCCGGCGAGCGCGACGAGGACATCCTCGGCTTCCTCGACGCGCACTCCACCGCACCCCTGGCCCAGAACGTGGTCTACCTGGTGCGCGACGTCGCCCGCCGCCACGGCCGGGTGCGGGCCGGCGCCTGCTCCTCCTACGTGCGCAGCGACGACCCCGCGCTGCTGTCGCGCGCGGTCGCCGTCAAGGGCGCCGAGCTGCGCGCGCTCGCTCCGACGGTGGCGGTCTCGGGGCTGCCGCGGGACACGGTCGTGGCGGCGCTGCGCGCCAAGGGACTGATGCCCGTCGCCGAGGACGCCGACGGCCTCGCGCTGCGTCCCACGGTGACCGCCCCCGCCGACGGCGCCGACCTGCCCGAGCTGCGCGAGCGGCTGGCGGGCTGCGCCGCGCACGCTCAGTTGCTTGCGGCCGAGCTGCTCGCCACGCCCCCGCCCCGGACGGGTCGCGACGGGCTCGGCCCCGCGGCCACCGCTGCCTCGTTGCTCGATCCGTGGGACGACGTGGACCTTGAGGACGAGGAGTGGGTGGAACTCGACGTCGAGTGGCTCGCGCGGGGTCGCGAGGCTCTGCAGTCGCTGCTGGCCGAGGTCCAGCAGCGGGGAGGCCGGCGCTGATGGTGGAGTATGACAACCCGCTGATCGTGCAGTCCGACGCGACCGTGCTGCTCGAGGTCGCAAGCCCCAAGGCTGGCGACGCGCGCGCGGCGCTGGCGCGCTTCGCCGAGCTGGAGAAGTCCCCCGAGCACGTCCACACGTATCGCATCACGCCGCTGTCGCTGTGGAACGCCGCCTCGGCGGGCGTGGACGACCGCGACGTCGCCGCGACACTCACCGACTACGCCAAGTACCCCGTGCCCGACTCGGTGCTCGTCGACGTCCGCGACCAGATGAGCCGCTACGGGCGCCTGCGGGTCGTCCGTGACTTCGACACCGGGGGGCTCGCGCTGACCAGCGCCGAGCCGGCGCTGCTGGCCGAGGTCGCCCACGACCGCGCGGTCGCGGGGCTGCTCGGCGACCGCCTCGACGGCAACCGCTACGCCGTGCGCCTCGGCGACCGGGGCCCGCTCAAGCAGGCGCTGCTGCGGCTGGGCTGGCCCGCCGCCGACGAGGCCGGCTACGACGACGGGGCGAGCCTCGACGTCGGCCTGCGCGCGTCGCTGCGCACCTACCAGGCCGACGCGCTCGCGAGCTGGTGGGCGGACGGCTCCGCCGCCGGCGGCAACGGCGTGCTCGTCCTGCCGTGCGGGGCGGGCAAGACGGTGATCGGGCTGGCGGCCATGGCCCAGTCGGGAGCCTCGACGCTGATCGTGGCGACGTCGATCGTCGCCGCGCGCCAGTGGATCGCCGAGCTGCGCGACAAGACCGACCTGGACGCCGAGGCGATCGGCGAGTACTCCGGGGAGCGCAAGCAGATCCGGCCCGTGACCGTGGCGACCTACCAGGTGCTGACCTGGCGGAACCCCCGCGCCGGCGATGACGCCGAGGTGGGGACGGCGCACCCCCACCTCGGGCTTTTCAACGCCCAGCGCTGGGGGCTGGTCGTCTACGACGAGGTGCACCTGCTGCCCGCGCCGGTTTTCCGCGCCACCGCGCAGATCCAGGCGGTGCGTCGCCTCGGCCTGACCGCCACGCTCGTGCGCGAGGACGGCAAGGAGCCCGACGTGTTCGCGCTGATCGGCCCGAAGCGCTACGACGCGCCGTGGCGCGACCTCGAGTCCCAGGGGTGGATCGCCCCCGCCCGCTGCACGGAGGTGCGGGTCGACCTCGCCGAGGACGCGCGCATGCGCTACGCGACCGCGCCGGCCCAGCAGCGCTACCGCATCGCCGCGACCGCCGGCGCAAAGCTGCCGGTCCTCGACGCGCTGGTCGCCCGCCACCCCGACGACCGGGTGCTCGTCATCGGCACCTACCTCGACCAGCTCAAGGCCGTGGCCGAGCGGCTCGGCGCGCCGCTCGTCACCGGCCAGACCGGCCAGGGCGTCCGCGAGCAGCGCTTCGCCGCGTTCCGGGACGGCTCCCTGCCGCTGCTGGTCGTCAGCAAGGTCGCGAACTTCTCGATCGACCTGCCGGAGGCCAACGTGGCGATCCAGCTGTCCGGCCAGTTCGGCTCCCGCCAGGAGGAGGCTCAGCGGCTCGGGCGGATCCTGCGGCCCAAGGCCGACGGCGGACAGGCGAGCTTCTACACCGTGGTGGCCCGCGAGACCATCGACCAGGCCTTCGCCGCCAACCGCCAGCGCTTCCTCACCGAGCAGGGCTACGCCTACACGATCCTCGACGCCGAGGAGGTCCTCGCCGGCGCGTGATCGGGCTCCCGCCGAAGGAATGAGCGGCCGTCCTCGTTCGAAGGTCGAGCACCGCGACGCACACCGGCTCGAGTCATGAGGCTCCGAGGTCGCGGGGGAGTCCCGCCGATCTGGTCATGCTAGGCTGGTCATCATGGTCAGCGTGCACAACGTCGCCGAGGCCAAGGCGCAGCTGTCTCGCCTGCTCGATGCCGCGCTCGCGGGGGAGGAGGTCATCCTCGCCCGCGCGGGCAGGCCCCTCGTGCGGCTCGTGCCGCTCCAGCCGCCACCGAGTCGGGAGATCGGCTTCCTGCCGTTGACGATGCCCGACGACCGGTTCGACCCACTGGAGGGCGATGATCTCGAGCGGTGGTCGTGACCACCCTCGTGCTCGACACCCACGCCTATGTCTGGGCCGTCACCGCGCCGGATCGGCTGTCGGCGCCAGCGCGTGAGGCGGTCACGGATCCCGCCAACGAGCTTCTGGTGTCGGCTGCCACCGTCTGGGAGATGGCGATCAAGCACCAAGCGGGGCGGTGGCCAGAAGCAGAGGTCCTGTTGCGGCAGCACGACGCCCTCACGCTCCGCCTGGGGGCCGAGGAGCGTCCGATCACCGCGGCGGACGCCGTACGCGCCGGTGGGCTCTCCTGGGCGCACCGCGATCCCTTCGACCGCATGCTGGCCGCACAGGCTCTCCTGTCGCAGGCGACGCTGGTGACCAAGGACCCCGGCTTCGCCGCGCTCGGCGGCCTGCCGATCCTGTGGTGACGCCGACCGCGAGCCGCTGACCCACCCACGCGTTCCCGTAAGCGCCCCGACGGTTTTCCGAACTGTCCCAGCGCCGTCGTACGGTCGTGGCGATGACGAGGGACGCGAGGGCGACAGAGCTGCTGACCGCGGTTGCGGGGCCGACTGCGTCGTTTCGGGCCGGGCAGCTGGAGAGCATCCTCGCCCTCGTGGAGCATCGCGCGCGCCTGCTGCTCGTGCAGCGGACGGGCTGGGGCAAGAGCGCGGTGTACTTCATCGCAACCCGTCTACTGCGCGAGGGGGGAGCCGGTCCGACGCTCCTGATCTCGCCGCTGCTGGCGCTGATGCGCAACCAGATCTTGATGGCCGAGCGCGCGGGCGTGCACGCGTCAACGATCAACAGCGCCAACCGCGACGGGTGGGTGCCCGTCCTCGGCACCACAGCGACGGCCAACGACCGGGTGATCGCCGACATCGGCGAGCAACTCGACCTGCGCCTCGCGGTGCACCGGGGGCCCCTCGCCAGGGAGTCCTTGCGGCTGTTCGTCGCGCCCATAGCGGACCAGGCCCAACGCCTGGCCTGGCTTGCCACCTACCTACCCGGCCTGCCCGGCAGCGGCATCGTGTACTGCCTGACGGTCGCGGTCACGCGGCGGCTGGCCGCCTGGCTGCGCGGCCGAGGGATCGACGCCGCGGCCTACTACGGCGCCCTGGATGCCGACGCACGGGAAGACGTCGAGCGGCGACTGCTGGACAACGACGTCAAGGTCGTCGTGGCCACCTCCGCGCTCGGGATGGGGTTCGACAAGCCCGATTGGGGTTCGTCGTCCACTTCCAGGCTCCCGGATCGATCGTCGCCTACTACCAGCAGGTCGGCCGCGCGGGCCGAGCAGTGGACAAGGCCTTTGGGATCCTGCTCGCCGGCACCGAGGACGCCGACATCCAAGACCACTTCATCGAAGTCGCCTTCCCACCGCGCGACCAGGCAGAGGCTGTGGTCGAGCTGCTGGCAGCCGCGGCGGCCCCGGTGCGCATGTCTGAGATCCAGTCGCGGGTCAACGTCCGGCGCAGCCGCCTGGAAGCCATGCTGAAGATCCTCGAGGTAGAGGGCGCGGTCGAGCGCACCGCTGCGGGTTGGCTGCGCACCCTGGGCTCCTGGGAGTACGACGCCGAACGCGTGGAACGGGTCACAGCCCAGCGGCGTGCGGAGCAGCGCGCCGTCGCCGAGTACGTGACCACCGGCCGGTGCTTGATGCAGTTCCTGGGCGAGCAGCTCGACGATCCCCACGCCGCCCCGTGCGGCCGTTGCAGCCGCTGTACCGGCCAGGCGCTGCCCGCTGCGGTCGCGAACGAGGTGGTGGCCGCCGCCGTCGAGCATCTGCGGTGGCAGACGCTGGACATCGCACCGCGGCAGCAGTGGCCGACGGGGCTTGCCGGCGTCTCCGGGCGGATCCCCGTCGGGTCACGGGCGGAGCCGGGTCGGGCGCTGTCGATCTTCGGCGATGCGGGGTGGGGAAGGCTCGTGCGTGCCGGCAAGTTGCACCACGGCCGTTTCGACGACGCCCTTGTCGGGGCGGTCGAAGAGCTGCGGCGCCGATGGCGTCCCCGGCCGGAACCGGCATGGGTGACCTGCGTTCCGTCGCTGCGGCGCCCCGACCTCGTGCCGGACTTCGCCGAGCGCGTCGCCGACCGCCTCGGGTTGCCCTTTCGGCCGATCGTGGCAAAGGTGCGTGAAGGGCGCCCCCAGAAGGACATGGAGAACAGCCAGCAGCAGGCCGCCAACGTCATCGGCGCGTTCGCGCTGACGGGTCCGCCGCCGACGACGCCCGTGCTGCTCGTGGACGACATCGTCGACTCCCGCTGGACGCTCACCGTCGTCGCCGTGCTGCTCCGCGAGGCCGCCAGCGGGCGCGTGCACCCTCTGGCGCTCTCAACCGCGACACCGCGTTGAGCGTGCCCCGATGTGAGAGACTGGACGACGACATGCCAACCCGTTCCGACAGTGCGCTCGCGTCGCTGCTGCTCACGAACCGCCTCGTCGACACGGGCGCCGAACCGCTCACCTCGCGCGACTACTGGCAGCTGCTCGATCAGGTCGATGATCCGGCGGTGCTGCTCGGATGCAGCGTCGAGGCCCTCGTCGGCCAGTTCGGGTTGTCGCGCGTCATCGCCGAGCGGGCCGCTGCACTCCTCGACGCCGGTACGGCCCTGGCCATCGAGCTCGATCGGTTCGAGCAGCAGGGGCTGCACGCTGTCACCCCGTTCGACGCGGCCTACCCCGGGCGCCTGTCTCGCCGGCTCGGCACGACCGCCCCGCCGGTCCTCTACACGGCCGGGTCGCTGGCGCTGCTCGAGCATCCTGGTATCGCGGTGGTCGGCTCCCGCACCATCGCCGATGCGGGCGCGGTGGTCGCAACGCGGGTCGCGCAAGCGGCCGCCGACCGCGGCGACACCGTGATCTCGGGTGGGGCGAAGGGCGTGGACCGGCTCGCGATGGACGCGGCGTCGCAGGCCGGTGGGACAGTCGTGGGCGTCCTGGCCGACGCGCTCGACCGGCGGCTACGCAAGCCCGACGTGCGGCGAGCGATCAGGCGCAACGAACTATGCCTGGTCACCCCCTACAGGCCCACCGCGGGGTTCTCGGTAGCCAGCGCAATGGCCCGCAACAAGATCATCTACGCGCTCGCGCGGGTCACGCTCGTCGTCGCAGCCGACGCCGGCCGCGGAGGGACATGGGAGGGTGCCGTCGA
The DNA window shown above is from Egibacteraceae bacterium and carries:
- a CDS encoding helicase-associated domain-containing protein, coding for MPTGNSLPDQLRAWPAERLAGLLTRVPVLRHALEGHGPLAGVSPYGLAYPPQLRTGHRTIERLATLLSSPIGIDACLASLDRTARDLVTLAVWHGGALSREQALAEVAACGVDPDAIAPRLDDAAAALAAALLTEPAAGWVVLRPGVAGVADLPGVLARPSLEQAPSSALQQALRNHGVRRPPSRKQERVDALEALLRDGDAVRAAVQGLSDDARRLVHRLVRDGPQTLRDLGVVAYEPWDRTATPLRELEALCLVGVDYADQECWAWLDVVVALGGGVVPDWPPPPDVETAAVRDPGGLPEVIGRLAALVALWRAQPAPALAGGGIGVRPVRAAAKQLGVPAGHVGLLTNLAVDLGLLGQVPAGPTGHGRGRAASERLAWAPTARAEDFEALPAERRWALLVQAWHDAEDLDETEGLPERLESSAWYGATVARGALLDLLAELPPGAGLHADDLAAAAAHRYPALLSAPVAANLTEAARALGLVPPDGPVGLTGLGRALLDGPEALAAALPSPATSFVVQADLSVVAPPDLAPDLGGRLERYAELESAAGARLYRLSETRLAAALDAGERDEDILGFLDAHSTAPLAQNVVYLVRDVARRHGRVRAGACSSYVRSDDPALLSRAVAVKGAELRALAPTVAVSGLPRDTVVAALRAKGLMPVAEDADGLALRPTVTAPADGADLPELRERLAGCAAHAQLLAAELLATPPPRTGRDGLGPAATAASLLDPWDDVDLEDEEWVELDVEWLARGREALQSLLAEVQQRGGRR
- a CDS encoding DNA repair helicase XPB, encoding MVEYDNPLIVQSDATVLLEVASPKAGDARAALARFAELEKSPEHVHTYRITPLSLWNAASAGVDDRDVAATLTDYAKYPVPDSVLVDVRDQMSRYGRLRVVRDFDTGGLALTSAEPALLAEVAHDRAVAGLLGDRLDGNRYAVRLGDRGPLKQALLRLGWPAADEAGYDDGASLDVGLRASLRTYQADALASWWADGSAAGGNGVLVLPCGAGKTVIGLAAMAQSGASTLIVATSIVAARQWIAELRDKTDLDAEAIGEYSGERKQIRPVTVATYQVLTWRNPRAGDDAEVGTAHPHLGLFNAQRWGLVVYDEVHLLPAPVFRATAQIQAVRRLGLTATLVREDGKEPDVFALIGPKRYDAPWRDLESQGWIAPARCTEVRVDLAEDARMRYATAPAQQRYRIAATAGAKLPVLDALVARHPDDRVLVIGTYLDQLKAVAERLGAPLVTGQTGQGVREQRFAAFRDGSLPLLVVSKVANFSIDLPEANVAIQLSGQFGSRQEEAQRLGRILRPKADGGQASFYTVVARETIDQAFAANRQRFLTEQGYAYTILDAEEVLAGA
- a CDS encoding type II toxin-antitoxin system prevent-host-death family antitoxin — its product is MVSVHNVAEAKAQLSRLLDAALAGEEVILARAGRPLVRLVPLQPPPSREIGFLPLTMPDDRFDPLEGDDLERWS
- a CDS encoding type II toxin-antitoxin system VapC family toxin, which translates into the protein MVVTTLVLDTHAYVWAVTAPDRLSAPAREAVTDPANELLVSAATVWEMAIKHQAGRWPEAEVLLRQHDALTLRLGAEERPITAADAVRAGGLSWAHRDPFDRMLAAQALLSQATLVTKDPGFAALGGLPILW
- a CDS encoding helicase-related protein, with translation MTRDARATELLTAVAGPTASFRAGQLESILALVEHRARLLLVQRTGWGKSAVYFIATRLLREGGAGPTLLISPLLALMRNQILMAERAGVHASTINSANRDGWVPVLGTTATANDRVIADIGEQLDLRLAVHRGPLARESLRLFVAPIADQAQRLAWLATYLPGLPGSGIVYCLTVAVTRRLAAWLRGRGIDAAAYYGALDADAREDVERRLLDNDVKVVVATSALGMGFDKPDWGSSSTSRLPDRSSPTTSRSAARAEQWTRPLGSCSPAPRTPTSKTTSSKSPSHRATRQRLWSSCWQPRRPRCACLRSSRGSTSGAAAWKPC
- a CDS encoding DNA-processing protein DprA produces the protein MPTRSDSALASLLLTNRLVDTGAEPLTSRDYWQLLDQVDDPAVLLGCSVEALVGQFGLSRVIAERAAALLDAGTALAIELDRFEQQGLHAVTPFDAAYPGRLSRRLGTTAPPVLYTAGSLALLEHPGIAVVGSRTIADAGAVVATRVAQAAADRGDTVISGGAKGVDRLAMDAASQAGGTVVGVLADALDRRLRKPDVRRAIRRNELCLVTPYRPTAGFSVASAMARNKIIYALARVTLVVAADAGRGGTWEGAVEALRRGFGPVAVWSGEGAGDGNEALVSRGAHAVHDLERLFDEPPEIPVDPSSSCVWAYRRPRSASLVRREGQRVAEQVRSLRVRRVHAPGRAARPGPGGDRS